One stretch of Hyphomicrobiales bacterium DNA includes these proteins:
- a CDS encoding polyprenyl synthetase family protein, producing MTFEARLAACGKRIEAVLEAKLERSLRSAPERLAAAMRHAVLGGGKRFRPFLVLETANLLGASSEAALEAGAAVELIHCYSLVHDDLPAMDDDAMRRGRPTCHVAFGEATAILAGDALQSLAFEIIASSEVISDPAIKLELVRLLAVASGAGGMAGGQQLDLEAEAGGEQTLSSIARIQAMKTGALIGFSVEAGAVLAGTAADDRLRMARFAELLGLAFQISDDLLDAEGDAAAAGKAVGKDAAAGKATFVSMLGIAGAREELTGLEREARVLLSAFGPRASVLGEALRFVVSRRS from the coding sequence ATGACCTTCGAGGCGCGCCTTGCGGCCTGTGGAAAGCGCATCGAGGCCGTTCTCGAGGCAAAGCTCGAGCGCTCGCTGCGTTCAGCCCCCGAGCGGCTTGCGGCCGCCATGCGCCATGCGGTGCTCGGCGGCGGCAAGCGCTTTCGCCCGTTCCTCGTGCTGGAAACGGCCAACCTGCTTGGCGCCTCGAGCGAGGCGGCCCTCGAGGCCGGTGCCGCCGTCGAACTCATCCATTGCTATTCGCTGGTCCATGACGATCTGCCCGCCATGGACGACGACGCGATGCGGCGCGGTCGTCCGACGTGCCACGTCGCCTTCGGTGAGGCGACGGCGATCCTTGCCGGTGATGCGCTGCAGTCGCTTGCCTTCGAAATCATCGCCAGCTCCGAAGTGATCTCGGACCCTGCCATCAAGCTCGAACTGGTGCGATTGCTCGCGGTCGCATCCGGGGCGGGCGGAATGGCAGGCGGCCAGCAGCTGGATCTCGAGGCGGAGGCTGGCGGAGAGCAGACGCTCTCATCGATCGCGCGGATCCAAGCGATGAAGACCGGCGCACTCATCGGATTTTCAGTCGAGGCTGGCGCTGTCCTGGCGGGCACGGCGGCCGACGACCGCTTGCGCATGGCCCGCTTCGCCGAACTTCTGGGGCTCGCATTCCAGATATCCGACGACCTGCTCGATGCCGAGGGCGACGCCGCCGCCGCCGGCAAGGCGGTCGGCAAGGATGCCGCCGCCGGCAAGGCAACGTTCGTCTCGATGCTCGGCATCGCTGGCGCCCGCGAAGAGCTCACCGGGCTCGAGCGGGAAGCGCGCGTTCTCCTTTCCGCTTTTGGCCCGCGCGCATCGGTGCTCGGTGAGGCGCTGCGCTTCGTGGTCAGTCGTCGCTCTTGA
- the mtgA gene encoding monofunctional biosynthetic peptidoglycan transglycosylase, with amino-acid sequence MTSRPAVVAATGAGSKPGRRASWLRTPHIRLREMARIAIVLAGVLVAHHLALVAIYRFVDPPGSNAILAHYIKTGAVDHRWVDLDDISPNVLKAVVMAEDARFCRHWGVDLVELHHAVMTRGGRGASTITMQTAKNLFLWSGRSYLRKAIELPLATAIDLVWPKRRVLEVYLNIAEWAPGVYGIEAAAQHHFSKRASQLSGREAALLAASLPNPAVRDAGDAGPRTQRKAAIIAKRMAAAGNYAGCVL; translated from the coding sequence ATGACGAGTCGCCCCGCGGTGGTGGCCGCGACAGGGGCGGGGAGCAAGCCGGGGCGTCGCGCCTCCTGGCTCCGCACGCCTCACATCCGGCTGCGCGAAATGGCACGCATCGCCATCGTGCTCGCTGGCGTGCTCGTCGCCCATCATCTGGCGCTGGTGGCGATCTATCGTTTCGTCGATCCGCCGGGCTCCAATGCCATCCTCGCACACTACATCAAGACCGGCGCGGTGGACCACCGATGGGTCGATCTCGACGACATCTCGCCGAACGTGCTCAAGGCGGTGGTGATGGCGGAGGATGCCCGCTTCTGCCGCCACTGGGGGGTCGATCTCGTCGAACTGCACCACGCTGTGATGACGCGCGGTGGGCGCGGGGCCAGCACCATCACGATGCAGACGGCCAAGAACCTCTTCCTGTGGTCGGGTCGCAGCTACCTGCGAAAGGCGATCGAGCTGCCGCTGGCAACCGCGATCGATCTCGTCTGGCCCAAGCGCCGGGTGCTCGAAGTCTATCTCAACATCGCGGAATGGGCGCCGGGTGTCTACGGGATCGAGGCGGCCGCGCAGCACCACTTTTCGAAACGCGCATCCCAGCTTTCCGGTCGGGAGGCCGCGCTGCTCGCCGCGTCGCTGCCCAATCCGGCCGTGCGGGACGCCGGCGACGCGGGTCCGAGGACCCAGCGCAAGGCCGCGATCATTGCAAAGCGCATGGCGGCAGCCGGAAACTATGCTGGTTGCGTTCTCTGA
- a CDS encoding 50S ribosomal protein L32, protein MAVPKRKTSPMKRGHRRSADALKNPTYVEDKDSGELRRPHHIDLKSGMYRGRQILEPQGDNT, encoded by the coding sequence ATGGCCGTACCAAAGCGAAAGACGTCGCCGATGAAGCGGGGGCACCGGCGCTCCGCCGATGCTCTCAAGAACCCGACCTATGTCGAGGACAAGGACTCGGGGGAGCTGCGGCGACCGCACCATATCGATCTCAAAAGCGGTATGTACCGCGGACGCCAAATTCTCGAGCCGCAGGGCGACAACACCTGA
- a CDS encoding EAL domain-containing protein: protein MNGASRRLPAPTRAGRGSSPARPRRRFVRKEARTRRTVAHANHGIGEGEPARMAIDRLQSPRAAAPVAAASAQQTFAPARDETSPIAQCRPLDIGAILQSVRETAYRWDIESDRIVWATNASAVLGVDAAANLATGQALHAHIASEHAGAHHEAVTRARASSEAAGEATAYRFQIRFMPRGRRLHDEIWLEDQGMAFRDAHGRVVEAAGLMRVIDERREDERRHGALDERDPLTGLLNGARLNEALGSLIAEASATGKPAAFLMMAIDNLGAINETFGFSAGDHTIAEVGRRIASRLRAGDAAGRFSGNKLGVIVHDCNLSAMRTVAERLIDAVRSTPIEGPECRIVASASVGGVILPDSASNTSDAFGHALHALHGAQRGGKNTFRAYVQGEALERQRSRNARVADDLVEAVEKQRMRLALQPIVSTRSLQPIFYECLLRMDRDDGTTISAGALMPIAEQLGLSRLVDRHVLELALAELRADPSIVVSVNVSGLTAVDHDWILALDRETSGDRQITSRLIVEITETVAIEDVDKSIAFVDTLKELGCRVAIDDFGAGYTSFRNLKLLGVDMVKIDGSFIAGLAKAPEDRVFVEKLAELAQHFGVETVAEWVSDDVTARMLTEVGIDYLQGFHFGRPVLCRPGFSVREAVEAGTAEPEVLAAS from the coding sequence ATGAATGGTGCGTCGCGGCGGTTGCCTGCGCCGACAAGGGCCGGGCGCGGATCGTCCCCAGCGCGGCCCCGGCGTCGGTTCGTCCGAAAAGAGGCGCGCACGCGCCGAACGGTCGCGCACGCCAACCACGGCATCGGCGAAGGTGAGCCCGCTCGCATGGCAATCGATCGACTTCAATCGCCGCGCGCCGCTGCACCGGTGGCAGCCGCCAGCGCTCAGCAGACGTTTGCCCCGGCGCGGGACGAGACATCACCGATCGCGCAATGCCGGCCCCTCGACATCGGCGCCATCCTGCAATCGGTTCGCGAGACGGCCTACCGATGGGACATCGAGAGCGACCGGATCGTCTGGGCGACCAACGCGAGCGCGGTGCTCGGAGTCGATGCAGCGGCCAATCTGGCGACCGGCCAGGCACTCCACGCGCACATCGCCAGCGAACACGCCGGCGCCCACCACGAGGCGGTGACGAGGGCCCGCGCGAGCAGCGAGGCAGCCGGTGAGGCCACGGCCTATCGCTTCCAGATCCGATTCATGCCGCGCGGCCGTCGGCTGCACGACGAGATCTGGCTCGAGGACCAGGGCATGGCGTTCCGCGATGCGCACGGCCGCGTGGTGGAAGCAGCCGGCCTCATGCGGGTGATCGACGAACGGCGCGAGGACGAGCGACGGCATGGCGCGCTCGACGAGCGCGATCCTCTCACCGGACTGCTCAACGGGGCGCGGCTCAACGAGGCGCTCGGGTCGCTCATCGCGGAGGCGAGCGCAACCGGCAAGCCAGCGGCCTTCCTCATGATGGCCATCGACAATCTCGGCGCGATCAACGAGACCTTCGGCTTTTCTGCCGGCGATCACACGATCGCGGAGGTCGGACGCCGGATCGCCTCGCGCCTCAGGGCCGGCGATGCGGCCGGACGCTTTTCAGGCAACAAGCTCGGCGTGATCGTTCACGACTGCAACCTCTCGGCCATGCGCACGGTCGCCGAGCGTCTCATCGATGCCGTCCGCTCGACGCCGATCGAGGGGCCCGAGTGCCGGATCGTGGCTTCGGCGAGCGTGGGGGGCGTGATCCTGCCCGACTCGGCTTCGAATACGTCGGACGCGTTCGGGCACGCGCTGCATGCCTTGCACGGCGCCCAGCGCGGCGGCAAGAACACGTTCCGCGCCTACGTGCAGGGCGAGGCGCTCGAGCGCCAGCGATCGCGCAATGCCCGCGTCGCCGACGATCTCGTCGAGGCGGTGGAGAAGCAGCGGATGCGCCTCGCGCTGCAGCCGATCGTGTCGACCCGATCGCTGCAGCCGATCTTCTATGAATGCCTCCTGCGGATGGATCGCGACGACGGGACGACGATCTCGGCCGGCGCCCTGATGCCGATCGCCGAGCAGCTCGGCCTCTCTCGCCTCGTCGACCGGCACGTGCTCGAACTCGCGCTCGCCGAATTGCGCGCCGATCCCTCGATCGTCGTCTCGGTCAACGTCTCGGGCCTCACCGCCGTCGATCACGACTGGATTCTGGCGCTCGATCGGGAAACGTCGGGCGACCGGCAGATCACCAGCCGTCTCATCGTCGAAATCACCGAAACCGTCGCCATCGAGGACGTCGACAAGTCGATCGCCTTCGTCGACACGCTGAAAGAGCTGGGCTGTCGTGTCGCCATCGACGACTTCGGAGCCGGCTACACCTCGTTCCGCAATCTCAAGCTGCTCGGCGTCGACATGGTGAAGATCGACGGCTCGTTCATCGCCGGTCTCGCCAAGGCGCCGGAGGATCGCGTGTTCGTCGAAAAGCTCGCCGAGCTGGCGCAGCATTTCGGTGTCGAAACGGTGGCTGAGTGGGTCAGCGACGATGTGACCGCGCGCATGCTGACCGAGGTCGGCATCGATTACCTGCAGGGCTTCCACTTCGGCCGTCCGGTGCTCTGCAGACCTGGGTTCTCGGTTCGCGAAGCGGTCGAAGCGGGGACCGCCGAACCCGAGGTGCTGGCGGCGTCCTGA
- the phaR gene encoding polyhydroxyalkanoate synthesis repressor PhaR yields the protein MRRSPRSGEAAVSKSTKSTGRQDGPVRIKKYANRRLYNTETSAYVTLDDLAEMVRAEREFEVVDAKTGDDLTHSVLTQIILDQESRGETLLPINFLRQLIRFYGDSMEKMVPRYLEISMATLSREQQRFREQFGSAVATNPMLSAMPIEAFQRQAQQNLEMFEKAFSVFSAFGAPLAPGSTPQPEPVREEAAPRPAAAARPAAQSRQASREQPSPKSDPDTSEELKALRDQLAAIQKKLDRLED from the coding sequence ATGCGGCGGTCTCCCCGATCGGGAGAGGCCGCGGTGAGCAAGTCGACCAAGTCCACCGGCCGTCAAGACGGCCCCGTGCGGATCAAGAAGTACGCCAACCGGCGGCTCTACAACACCGAGACGAGCGCCTACGTCACGCTCGACGATCTGGCGGAGATGGTCCGCGCCGAGCGCGAGTTCGAGGTCGTCGACGCCAAGACGGGCGACGACCTCACCCACAGTGTGTTGACCCAGATCATCCTCGACCAGGAAAGCCGTGGCGAGACGTTGCTCCCGATCAACTTCCTGCGCCAGCTGATCCGCTTCTACGGCGACAGCATGGAAAAAATGGTCCCGCGTTATCTAGAGATCTCGATGGCGACCCTGTCGCGCGAGCAGCAGCGCTTTCGCGAGCAATTCGGCTCGGCGGTGGCGACCAATCCGATGCTGTCGGCCATGCCCATCGAGGCCTTCCAGCGTCAGGCCCAGCAGAACCTCGAGATGTTCGAGAAGGCATTTTCGGTCTTCAGCGCGTTCGGCGCGCCGCTCGCCCCGGGCTCCACGCCGCAGCCAGAGCCCGTTCGCGAGGAAGCGGCCCCCCGGCCGGCCGCCGCCGCACGCCCCGCTGCACAGTCCCGTCAGGCATCGCGCGAACAGCCGTCGCCCAAGAGCGACCCGGACACGAGCGAGGAGCTGAAAGCATTGCGCGACCAGCTCGCCGCCATCCAGAAGAAGCTCGACCGGCTCGAGGATTGA
- a CDS encoding acetyl-CoA C-acyltransferase — MSSSSNIVIASAARTPVGSFNGSLASLSAHALGATAIKGALERAGVDAKEVDEVIMGQILSAGQGQNPARQAAMAAGCPQETTAWGLNQLCGSGLRAVAIGMQQIATGDARIIVAGGQESMSMAPHVAHLREGTKMGDLKMVDTMIKDGLTDAFFGYHMGNTAENVAKRWQLTRDEQDAFAVASQNKAEAAQKAGRFKDEIVPVTVKTRKGDVVVENDEYIRHGATLDSLTKLRAVFDKDGTVTAGNASGINDGAAAVVLMTEAEAAKRGIAPLARIVSWATAGVDPQIMGTGPIPASRKALEKAGWKIGDLDLVEANEAFAAQACAVNKDLGWSTDIVNVNGGAIAIGHPIGASGARILNTLLFEMKRRGAKKGLATLCIGGGMGVAMCVEAM, encoded by the coding sequence ATGAGCAGCAGCTCGAACATCGTCATCGCCAGCGCCGCCCGCACACCGGTCGGCTCGTTCAACGGTTCACTCGCCAGCCTCTCGGCCCACGCCCTCGGGGCAACCGCCATCAAGGGTGCGCTCGAGCGCGCCGGCGTCGATGCCAAGGAGGTCGACGAAGTCATCATGGGGCAGATCCTGTCGGCCGGTCAGGGGCAGAACCCCGCCCGCCAGGCCGCCATGGCGGCGGGCTGTCCGCAGGAAACGACCGCCTGGGGCCTCAACCAGCTGTGCGGCTCGGGACTTCGGGCCGTTGCCATCGGCATGCAGCAGATCGCGACGGGCGATGCGCGCATCATCGTGGCGGGCGGCCAGGAGTCGATGTCCATGGCGCCGCATGTCGCGCACCTGCGTGAGGGCACCAAGATGGGTGACCTCAAGATGGTCGACACGATGATCAAGGACGGCCTCACGGATGCGTTCTTCGGCTATCACATGGGTAACACCGCCGAGAACGTCGCCAAGCGCTGGCAGCTGACCCGCGACGAACAGGACGCCTTTGCCGTCGCCTCGCAGAACAAGGCCGAAGCCGCCCAGAAGGCCGGGCGCTTCAAGGACGAAATCGTGCCGGTGACCGTCAAGACCCGCAAGGGCGACGTCGTCGTAGAGAACGACGAATACATCCGCCACGGCGCGACGCTCGACAGTCTCACCAAGCTCAGGGCGGTGTTCGACAAGGACGGAACGGTCACGGCAGGCAATGCCTCGGGGATCAACGACGGGGCGGCCGCGGTCGTGCTGATGACAGAAGCGGAAGCGGCCAAGCGCGGCATCGCGCCGCTCGCGCGCATCGTCTCCTGGGCAACCGCCGGCGTCGATCCGCAGATCATGGGAACGGGTCCGATCCCGGCCTCGCGCAAGGCGCTCGAGAAGGCGGGATGGAAAATCGGGGACCTCGACCTCGTCGAGGCCAACGAGGCATTCGCGGCCCAGGCCTGCGCCGTCAACAAGGACCTCGGCTGGAGCACCGACATCGTCAACGTCAACGGTGGCGCGATCGCCATCGGTCATCCGATCGGGGCCTCGGGCGCGCGCATCCTCAATACCCTCCTCTTCGAGATGAAGCGGCGCGGCGCCAAGAAGGGTCTCGCCACGCTGTGCATCGGCGGCGGCATGGGCGTCGCGATGTGCGTCGAGGCGATGTAG
- the phbB gene encoding acetoacetyl-CoA reductase, with translation MSRVALVTGGSRGIGAAISKALKAAGCKVAANYAGNDEAAKAFTAETGIKTYKWSVADYGACVEGIKKVEADLGPIEVLVNNAGITRDAPFHRMTAEQWNEVINTNLNGLFNMTHPIWPGMRDRKFGRIINISSINGQKGQFAQANYAASKAGDLGFTRSLAQEGARAGITVNAVCPGYIATDMVMAVPEKVREGIIAQIPVGRLGEVDEIARCVVFLASDDAGFITGSTISANGGQYLAS, from the coding sequence ATGTCGAGAGTTGCACTGGTCACAGGCGGATCGCGCGGCATCGGAGCGGCGATCTCCAAGGCGCTGAAGGCGGCGGGCTGCAAGGTCGCCGCCAACTACGCCGGAAACGACGAGGCCGCCAAGGCCTTCACCGCGGAAACCGGCATCAAGACCTACAAGTGGTCGGTCGCCGATTACGGCGCCTGCGTCGAGGGAATAAAAAAAGTGGAGGCCGACCTCGGCCCCATCGAGGTGCTCGTCAACAACGCCGGCATCACGCGCGATGCGCCGTTCCATCGCATGACGGCGGAACAGTGGAACGAGGTCATCAACACCAACCTCAATGGCCTCTTCAACATGACGCACCCGATCTGGCCCGGCATGCGGGACCGCAAGTTCGGGCGCATCATCAACATCTCCTCGATCAACGGACAAAAGGGCCAGTTCGCGCAGGCGAATTACGCGGCCTCCAAGGCCGGCGACCTCGGCTTCACGCGCTCGCTCGCCCAGGAAGGCGCACGGGCCGGCATCACCGTCAACGCGGTCTGCCCCGGCTACATCGCGACGGACATGGTGATGGCGGTGCCGGAGAAGGTCCGCGAGGGGATCATCGCGCAGATTCCGGTCGGGCGGCTCGGCGAGGTCGACGAGATCGCGCGCTGCGTGGTCTTCCTCGCTTCCGACGATGCCGGTTTCATCACCGGCTCGACGATCTCGGCGAACGGCGGACAGTATCTGGCGAGCTGA
- a CDS encoding redoxin family protein, with protein sequence MTQTSPSGARRLFGMLAVAAAAAVAGYAAVYVSLRGGDNDAVSAPGAEAPVTLAASLAAPPVTAPRATTAPTTAAASVSEAGAPRAGTPAMADHFKPLLKGGMVKFVASRVPNDLGAVAFRDGEGAPVTLADWKGRVVLVNVWATWCAPCLHEMPSLDRLQKALGGEAFEVVAVSIDRGPPEKPAAFLARVGAEALKLYHDETGKLAKAVGAYGMPTTILVGRDGFELGRLVGPAEWDDAEAQALLKAAIALGGGA encoded by the coding sequence ATGACGCAAACATCGCCAAGTGGCGCACGGCGCCTGTTCGGCATGCTTGCGGTTGCGGCAGCGGCCGCGGTTGCTGGCTATGCGGCGGTATACGTGAGTTTGCGGGGTGGCGACAATGATGCCGTGTCGGCGCCAGGCGCCGAGGCGCCCGTGACACTGGCCGCCTCCCTCGCCGCGCCCCCCGTGACCGCGCCTCGGGCAACGACCGCGCCGACCACCGCCGCGGCGTCCGTCTCAGAGGCCGGCGCGCCGCGTGCCGGCACCCCCGCCATGGCCGATCACTTCAAGCCATTGCTCAAAGGCGGCATGGTCAAATTCGTCGCGAGCCGCGTGCCGAACGATCTCGGCGCGGTCGCGTTCCGCGATGGCGAAGGCGCGCCCGTGACCCTCGCCGATTGGAAGGGCCGGGTCGTCCTGGTGAACGTCTGGGCCACCTGGTGCGCACCCTGTCTGCACGAGATGCCGAGCCTCGACCGTCTTCAGAAGGCGCTCGGCGGCGAGGCGTTCGAGGTGGTCGCGGTGAGCATCGATCGCGGCCCTCCGGAAAAGCCGGCCGCCTTCCTCGCCCGCGTCGGCGCAGAGGCATTGAAGCTTTACCACGACGAGACCGGAAAGCTCGCCAAGGCGGTCGGGGCCTATGGCATGCCGACCACGATCCTGGTCGGCCGCGACGGCTTCGAACTCGGCCGTCTGGTCGGGCCCGCGGAGTGGGACGATGCCGAGGCGCAGGCCCTGCTGAAGGCCGCAATTGCTCTCGGTGGCGGCGCCTGA
- the argH gene encoding argininosuccinate lyase, giving the protein MSAEKSSGKKSAVAAAKASPDHSGNGRPAASNSMWGGRFEGGPAAIMMEINASVGFDKRLAPQDIAGSIAHARMLARVGVLSGAEADAIVAGLEQIRGEIAEGRFQFKRELEDVHMNVESRLAEIIGPDAGRLHTARSRNDQVATDFKLYIRDAIDQIDAGLGDLQQALCEKALAHADTVMPGYTHLQTAQPVTFGHHCLAYVEMLARDRGRFGDARRRLNECPLGSAALAGTSFPIDREMTAEALSFSRPTANSLDAVADRDFALETLAAATIAGIHLSRLAEEIVIWSSSEFRFIRLSDAFTTGSSIMPQKRNPDAAELVRAKAGRVAASFQGLVMVMKGLPLAYSKDMQEDKEATFEALDNFALMVAASAGMARDLEPDVAAMKASAARGFSTATDLADWLVREAGVPFRQAHHITGRAVAAAESAGCRLDELALEALQTIDPRIDERVFGVLTVAASVASRTSYGGTAPQNVRKMARDWLDRLAGGAVSG; this is encoded by the coding sequence ATGAGCGCAGAGAAGTCTTCCGGCAAGAAATCGGCCGTCGCCGCTGCGAAGGCAAGCCCCGACCACTCCGGAAATGGTCGTCCGGCCGCCAGCAACAGCATGTGGGGCGGGCGTTTCGAAGGCGGTCCGGCCGCGATCATGATGGAAATCAACGCGTCCGTCGGCTTCGACAAGCGGCTTGCGCCCCAGGACATCGCCGGCTCCATCGCGCACGCACGCATGCTCGCCAGAGTGGGTGTGCTGAGCGGCGCGGAAGCCGACGCCATCGTCGCCGGTCTCGAGCAGATCCGGGGCGAAATCGCCGAGGGCCGCTTCCAGTTCAAACGCGAGCTGGAAGACGTGCACATGAACGTCGAAAGCCGGCTTGCCGAGATCATCGGGCCAGACGCCGGCCGGCTGCACACCGCCCGCTCGCGCAACGATCAGGTCGCGACCGACTTCAAGCTCTACATCCGCGACGCCATCGACCAGATCGACGCGGGCCTCGGCGACCTGCAGCAGGCGCTCTGTGAGAAGGCGTTGGCGCATGCCGATACGGTCATGCCCGGCTATACCCACCTGCAGACGGCCCAGCCGGTCACCTTCGGTCATCACTGCCTCGCGTACGTCGAAATGCTGGCACGGGACCGGGGGCGGTTCGGCGATGCGCGCCGGCGGCTCAACGAGTGCCCTCTCGGCTCGGCGGCGCTCGCCGGCACGTCGTTCCCGATCGACCGGGAGATGACCGCCGAGGCGCTCAGCTTTTCGCGGCCGACGGCGAACTCGCTCGATGCCGTCGCCGATCGCGACTTCGCGCTCGAGACACTCGCGGCGGCGACGATCGCGGGCATTCATCTGTCGCGCCTCGCCGAGGAAATCGTGATCTGGTCGAGTTCCGAGTTCCGCTTCATCCGGCTGTCGGATGCCTTCACGACCGGCTCCTCGATCATGCCGCAAAAGCGCAATCCGGACGCCGCCGAACTGGTTCGGGCCAAAGCCGGGCGGGTCGCAGCCAGTTTCCAGGGCCTCGTGATGGTCATGAAGGGCTTGCCGCTCGCCTATTCCAAGGACATGCAGGAGGACAAGGAAGCCACGTTCGAGGCGCTCGACAACTTCGCGCTGATGGTCGCGGCGAGCGCCGGCATGGCGCGCGACTTGGAGCCAGACGTGGCGGCCATGAAGGCGAGCGCGGCGCGCGGTTTCTCGACCGCCACGGACCTCGCCGACTGGTTGGTGCGCGAGGCAGGGGTGCCGTTCCGCCAGGCCCATCACATCACGGGACGGGCGGTCGCGGCCGCCGAGTCGGCCGGCTGCCGGCTGGATGAACTGGCGCTCGAGGCCCTCCAGACAATAGACCCACGCATCGACGAGCGGGTGTTCGGCGTGCTGACGGTCGCGGCGTCCGTCGCCAGCCGCACGAGCTATGGTGGAACCGCGCCACAGAACGTGCGCAAAATGGCGCGAGACTGGCTCGATCGGCTGGCGGGCGGAGCGGTGAGCGGTTAA
- the lysA gene encoding diaminopimelate decarboxylase — protein sequence MHHFQYRDGRLHAEDVALDTIADAVGTPFYCYSTATLLRHLEVFRQAVADLDALVCYSVKANSNLAVLRTLVAAGAGMDVVSEGELIRALKAGAAPERIIFAGVGKRRSEMALAIEADIHSFNVESEAELRALAKVASDLGRTARIALRVNPDVDPKTHKKIATGGAETKFGVPYGDARRLYRLASELEGIEVAGVHMHIGSQLTDLAPFRAAFRLMRELILTLRADGHAIRHADLGGGLGVPYVTGNVVPPHPSEYGAIVRETLGDLGLQLAFEPGRMIAANAGILVTEVIFTKPAAGKCFVIVDAAMNDLVRPTLYDAHHEILPLDAAKLDQANVITDLVGPVCETGDYLALGRAMPAMAAGERLAVMSAGAYGAVQAGTYNSRPLVPEVLVDGDRWAVVRRRPSHEEMLELESLPDWLERG from the coding sequence ATGCACCACTTCCAATACCGCGACGGACGGCTCCATGCCGAGGATGTCGCGCTCGACACCATCGCTGACGCGGTCGGAACGCCCTTCTACTGCTATTCGACGGCGACGCTTCTGCGCCATCTCGAGGTATTCCGGCAGGCCGTCGCCGACCTCGATGCGCTCGTCTGCTACTCGGTCAAAGCGAACTCGAACCTCGCCGTGCTGCGCACCCTGGTCGCGGCCGGCGCGGGTATGGACGTCGTCTCGGAAGGCGAACTCATTCGCGCGCTCAAGGCCGGCGCTGCGCCCGAACGGATCATCTTCGCGGGTGTCGGCAAGCGGCGTTCGGAAATGGCGCTCGCGATCGAAGCCGACATCCACAGCTTCAACGTCGAATCGGAGGCCGAACTCAGGGCGCTAGCCAAGGTCGCCAGCGATCTCGGGCGCACGGCGCGGATCGCGCTCAGGGTCAACCCGGACGTCGACCCCAAGACCCACAAGAAGATCGCCACCGGCGGGGCCGAAACCAAGTTCGGCGTGCCCTACGGCGACGCGAGGCGCCTCTACCGGCTGGCGAGCGAGCTCGAGGGCATCGAGGTGGCCGGCGTCCACATGCACATCGGCAGTCAACTGACCGACCTCGCGCCATTCCGGGCCGCCTTTCGGCTGATGCGCGAGCTGATCCTGACATTGCGCGCGGACGGCCATGCAATCCGCCATGCCGACCTCGGTGGCGGCCTTGGCGTACCGTATGTTACAGGAAACGTCGTGCCGCCGCACCCCAGCGAGTATGGGGCGATCGTACGCGAGACGCTCGGTGATCTCGGGCTGCAGCTGGCGTTCGAGCCGGGCCGGATGATCGCCGCCAATGCAGGGATACTGGTCACCGAAGTGATCTTCACCAAGCCGGCTGCCGGCAAGTGCTTCGTGATCGTCGATGCGGCGATGAACGACCTCGTTCGCCCGACGCTCTACGACGCCCACCATGAAATCCTGCCGCTCGACGCAGCCAAGCTCGATCAGGCGAATGTGATCACGGATCTCGTCGGACCGGTCTGCGAGACCGGCGACTATTTGGCGCTCGGGCGGGCCATGCCAGCGATGGCGGCCGGCGAACGGCTGGCGGTGATGTCGGCGGGGGCCTACGGCGCGGTGCAGGCGGGCACGTACAACAGCCGCCCGCTGGTGCCGGAAGTTCTGGTCGACGGGGACCGCTGGGCCGTGGTGCGCCGGCGGCCGAGCCACGAGGAAATGCTCGAGTTGGAGAGTTTGCCGGATTGGCTCGAACGAGGCTGA